In Tsuneonella amylolytica, one genomic interval encodes:
- a CDS encoding long-chain fatty acid--CoA ligase, translating into MSANAGGANALGAMQDWDLVVTHLIDHAAREYGHREHVTRWADGSETRTTWAGVRRDALKMTQALRAAGVRTGDRIATLAMNHSRHLVTWYGAVGVGGVLHTINPRLFEDQLEYIVTHAEDKVMLYDAVFQPIVDRMRDRWPCIETYVCFDSAENAPSFEDWIGAYDGDTQWAEVGERDPCMLCYTSGTTGNPKGVLYEHRSTLLHAMAGVQPNLFDFDSRAVMLPVVPMFHAASWGLPWSGTIPGIKFVYSAVNDPAVLCELMEREGVTHSAGVPTVWLAMFNYLDSIGKDVKDVGKLERAIIGGSAAPRFMIERLMNNGVSVAHAWGMTETSPIGTTGSEPWKWDDMSFGEQLDMVQKQGRPAFGVELRCVDLDDPAKVLPRDGETSGALQVRGPWVIKRYFKAEEDAVDADQWFDTGDVGLIHPDGTLQLTDRTKDVIKSGGEWISSVELENAAVGHPAIAEAAAIGIAHPRWDERPILVCVAKDGAEVTGADVIEHLRDKVAKWWLPDAVEFVDDIPHTGTGKISKKDLRDRFADYRFEDAG; encoded by the coding sequence ATGTCGGCAAATGCAGGCGGTGCGAACGCCTTGGGCGCGATGCAGGATTGGGATCTGGTCGTCACGCACCTGATCGATCATGCGGCCCGCGAGTACGGACATCGCGAGCACGTGACCCGGTGGGCCGACGGCAGTGAAACCCGGACGACCTGGGCCGGGGTGCGGCGCGATGCCCTGAAGATGACCCAAGCGCTGCGGGCGGCGGGTGTCCGGACAGGCGACCGGATCGCCACGCTGGCGATGAACCACAGCCGCCATCTCGTCACATGGTACGGCGCGGTGGGCGTGGGCGGGGTGCTCCACACGATCAACCCGCGCCTGTTCGAAGACCAGCTCGAATACATCGTCACGCACGCCGAGGACAAGGTGATGCTCTATGACGCGGTGTTCCAGCCGATCGTCGACAGGATGCGCGATCGCTGGCCCTGCATCGAAACCTACGTGTGCTTCGATTCCGCAGAGAACGCTCCGTCGTTCGAGGACTGGATCGGCGCGTACGACGGCGACACGCAATGGGCCGAAGTGGGCGAACGCGACCCGTGCATGCTGTGCTACACCAGCGGCACCACGGGCAATCCCAAGGGCGTGCTCTACGAACACCGCAGCACGCTGCTGCACGCGATGGCCGGGGTGCAGCCGAACCTTTTCGATTTCGATAGCCGGGCCGTGATGCTGCCGGTCGTCCCGATGTTCCATGCCGCCAGCTGGGGCCTGCCGTGGTCGGGCACCATCCCGGGCATCAAATTCGTCTATTCCGCGGTCAATGACCCGGCGGTGTTGTGCGAACTGATGGAACGCGAGGGTGTGACGCACTCCGCCGGCGTGCCGACGGTCTGGCTCGCCATGTTCAACTATCTCGATTCCATCGGCAAGGACGTGAAGGACGTCGGCAAGCTGGAACGTGCGATCATCGGCGGGTCGGCGGCGCCGCGCTTTATGATCGAGCGGCTGATGAACAACGGCGTCAGCGTCGCCCACGCCTGGGGCATGACCGAAACTTCGCCCATCGGCACGACGGGTTCGGAACCGTGGAAATGGGACGACATGTCTTTCGGCGAGCAGCTCGACATGGTCCAGAAGCAGGGCCGCCCGGCATTCGGCGTCGAACTGCGCTGCGTCGACCTCGACGATCCGGCGAAGGTCCTTCCGCGCGACGGGGAAACGTCGGGCGCGCTGCAGGTGCGGGGCCCGTGGGTCATCAAGCGCTATTTCAAGGCCGAGGAAGATGCGGTCGATGCGGACCAGTGGTTCGATACCGGCGATGTCGGCCTGATCCATCCCGACGGTACTTTGCAGCTGACCGACCGGACGAAGGACGTCATCAAGTCCGGCGGCGAATGGATCAGCTCGGTCGAGCTCGAGAATGCGGCCGTCGGGCATCCGGCGATCGCCGAGGCGGCCGCGATCGGCATCGCACACCCACGATGGGACGAACGCCCCATCCTCGTCTGCGTCGCGAAGGACGGCGCCGAGGTCACCGGAGCCGACGTGATCGAGCATCTGAGGGACAAGGTCGCCAAATGGTGGCTGCCCGACGCCGTCGAATTCGTCGACGACATCCCGCACACCGGTACCGGCAAGATCAGCAAGAAGGACTTGCGCGACCGGTTCGCCGACTATCGGTTCGAGGATGCCGGATGA
- the dnaE gene encoding DNA polymerase III subunit alpha: MPFAPFVPLRVMSSYSMLEGAIDPKAIARLAKDRGFPAIAICDRNGLYGAVAFGKACLEMGVQPIIGTLLGVARDRSGDTIDYLPLFAQDDTGYDNLCHLVSRAHLDRPMEREAHVHLDDLQGRTDGLIALTGAHEGALTRLTSDGRHDDAEAMLDRLANLFPGRLYIEIARAGSPVCEAAEEALIELAYARDIPLVATNPANFGEPHFHAAHDAMLCIAHSTHVDAPERPRSNPESYVKSAETMEETFADLPEATANSMVIAQRCAFTPPNRNPILPSLAGDLEGEARMLAEDSRRGLAARLERYGELSDDELRVYMDRLEFEIGVINQMGFPGYFLIVADFIKWAKDNGIPVGPGRGSGAGSVVAWALTITDLDPIRLGLLFERFLNPERVSMPDFDIDFCETRRGEVIRYVQAKYGHDHVAQIITFGKLKARAVLRDTGRILQMSYGHVDRLCKMVPNHPTDPWTLPRTLNGISDFKREYDNDDEVRRLIDLAMQLEGYPRNSSTHAAGVVIGDRPLAKLVPLYRDPRSDMPVTQFDMKHVESSGLVKFDFLGLKTLSVLQKAVELLEKRGIGIDLSALPLDDPKVYDLMKSGNTVGVFQLESEGMRRTLTAVKPTNFGDIIALVSLYRPGPMDNIPLFGKRKAGEVAIEYPHPKLEGILAETYGIFVYQEQVMQAAQILAGYSLGDADLLRRAMGKKVQAEMDAQRQRFVDGCNAVSQIPAKRANELFDLIDKFAGYGFNKSHAAAYALLAYQTGWLKAHYPEEFYAASMCFDMHQSEKLAVFVDDARRAGIEIAPPDVNRSEAEFTVERTDDGYAVRYALAGIRNVGEKAMEALVAEREANGWFETIEDLFQRLPKGSMNSRQLEGLIAAGALDRLEPNRAKLAANIDLLLALTEAANRERDSGQAALFGGDAAPESGLRLRDADDWPRADRMAKERDNFGFYFSAHPVEQHRAIASANGARSYASLMDGGGPAGGRSAAVMAAMVEKVNKGRTRKGKDFVRADFSDSSGQFTAACFEESLVTSFVKWAEEGTCILLNVELDSPSPDEPPRITVRGARPLAEVKAGARMVLSCDVVSPDGIAALKDQLLIGADGRGEVRVRLRTGEGREPTMRLGGSYQLDGELAERLASVEGLANVSLTVQRGPNLRLVA; the protein is encoded by the coding sequence ATGCCATTCGCCCCGTTTGTACCGCTTCGCGTCATGTCGAGCTACTCGATGCTCGAGGGGGCCATCGATCCGAAGGCCATCGCGCGCCTGGCCAAGGACCGCGGTTTTCCAGCGATCGCGATCTGCGACCGCAACGGTCTCTATGGCGCAGTCGCCTTCGGCAAGGCGTGTCTCGAGATGGGCGTCCAGCCGATCATCGGCACCCTGCTCGGTGTGGCGCGCGACAGGTCGGGCGACACGATCGATTACCTCCCGCTCTTCGCGCAGGACGACACCGGCTACGACAACCTCTGCCACCTCGTCAGTCGGGCGCACCTCGACCGGCCGATGGAACGGGAGGCGCATGTTCATCTCGATGACCTGCAGGGGCGGACCGATGGCCTGATCGCGCTGACCGGCGCCCACGAAGGGGCCCTGACGCGCCTAACTTCGGACGGGCGTCACGACGATGCCGAGGCGATGCTGGACCGCCTCGCGAATCTCTTCCCCGGCCGGCTCTACATCGAGATCGCCCGGGCTGGTTCGCCAGTCTGCGAGGCGGCGGAAGAGGCGCTGATCGAGCTTGCCTACGCCCGCGACATTCCGCTCGTCGCGACCAATCCGGCCAATTTCGGCGAGCCGCATTTCCACGCGGCGCACGATGCCATGCTGTGCATCGCGCATTCGACCCATGTCGACGCCCCCGAGCGCCCGCGATCCAATCCCGAATCCTACGTCAAGTCGGCCGAGACGATGGAGGAGACCTTCGCCGACCTGCCGGAAGCGACCGCGAACTCGATGGTGATCGCGCAGCGATGCGCCTTCACGCCGCCCAATCGTAATCCGATCCTGCCGAGCCTTGCGGGCGACCTCGAGGGCGAGGCGCGGATGCTGGCCGAGGATTCTCGCCGCGGCCTCGCCGCCCGGCTCGAACGCTACGGCGAACTCTCGGACGACGAGCTTCGGGTCTATATGGACCGGCTCGAATTCGAGATCGGGGTCATCAACCAGATGGGTTTCCCCGGCTACTTCCTGATCGTCGCCGACTTCATCAAGTGGGCGAAGGACAACGGCATCCCCGTGGGCCCGGGGCGCGGGTCGGGCGCGGGCAGCGTGGTGGCATGGGCGCTCACCATCACCGATCTCGATCCCATCAGGCTCGGCCTGCTGTTCGAGCGCTTCCTCAATCCCGAGCGTGTGTCGATGCCCGACTTCGACATCGACTTCTGTGAAACCCGGCGCGGCGAGGTCATCCGCTACGTGCAGGCCAAGTACGGCCACGATCACGTTGCCCAGATCATCACCTTCGGCAAGCTGAAGGCCCGCGCTGTGCTGCGCGACACCGGGCGCATCCTCCAGATGAGCTACGGGCACGTCGACCGGCTGTGCAAGATGGTGCCCAACCATCCGACCGATCCGTGGACCCTGCCGCGTACGCTGAACGGCATCAGCGACTTCAAGCGCGAGTACGACAACGACGACGAGGTGCGCCGCCTGATCGACCTCGCGATGCAGCTCGAAGGGTATCCGCGCAACAGCAGCACCCACGCTGCGGGCGTCGTGATCGGCGACCGGCCGCTCGCAAAGCTGGTGCCGCTTTACCGCGATCCGCGGTCGGATATGCCGGTGACCCAGTTCGACATGAAGCACGTCGAGTCGAGCGGCCTGGTCAAGTTCGACTTCCTCGGCCTCAAGACCCTGTCGGTACTGCAGAAGGCGGTCGAGCTGCTGGAGAAGCGGGGTATCGGGATCGATCTCAGCGCGCTGCCGCTCGACGATCCGAAGGTCTACGACCTGATGAAGAGCGGCAACACGGTCGGCGTCTTCCAGCTGGAATCCGAAGGTATGCGCCGTACGCTCACGGCGGTGAAGCCGACCAATTTCGGCGACATCATCGCGCTCGTCTCGCTTTACCGGCCCGGCCCGATGGACAACATCCCGCTGTTCGGCAAGCGCAAGGCGGGCGAGGTGGCGATCGAATATCCGCACCCCAAGCTCGAAGGCATCCTCGCCGAAACCTACGGCATCTTCGTCTACCAGGAACAGGTCATGCAGGCCGCGCAGATCCTGGCCGGCTATTCGCTCGGCGACGCGGATCTGCTGCGGCGCGCGATGGGCAAGAAGGTGCAGGCGGAGATGGACGCGCAGCGCCAGCGCTTCGTGGATGGCTGCAACGCGGTGTCGCAAATCCCGGCCAAGCGCGCGAACGAACTCTTCGACCTGATCGACAAGTTCGCCGGCTACGGCTTCAACAAGTCGCACGCGGCCGCCTACGCGCTGCTCGCCTACCAGACCGGCTGGCTGAAGGCGCACTATCCGGAAGAATTCTACGCCGCTTCGATGTGCTTCGACATGCACCAGTCGGAGAAGCTGGCGGTCTTCGTCGACGATGCGAGGCGTGCCGGGATCGAGATCGCGCCCCCGGACGTGAACCGGTCCGAAGCCGAGTTCACGGTCGAACGGACCGACGACGGTTACGCCGTCCGCTACGCGCTTGCCGGCATCCGCAACGTCGGTGAAAAGGCAATGGAGGCGCTCGTTGCCGAGCGCGAGGCGAACGGATGGTTCGAGACCATCGAAGACCTGTTCCAGCGCCTGCCCAAGGGATCGATGAATTCGCGCCAGCTCGAAGGGTTGATCGCGGCGGGCGCGCTCGACCGGTTGGAGCCGAACCGCGCGAAGCTGGCAGCCAACATCGACCTCCTGCTGGCGCTGACCGAAGCCGCGAATCGCGAGCGCGACAGCGGGCAGGCCGCGCTCTTCGGCGGGGACGCCGCGCCCGAAAGCGGCCTGCGTCTGCGCGATGCGGACGACTGGCCGCGCGCCGACCGGATGGCGAAGGAACGCGACAACTTCGGGTTCTATTTCTCGGCCCATCCGGTCGAGCAGCACCGGGCGATCGCATCCGCGAACGGCGCGCGCAGCTATGCCTCGCTGATGGATGGCGGCGGCCCGGCGGGCGGCCGTTCCGCGGCGGTGATGGCGGCGATGGTCGAGAAGGTGAACAAGGGCCGCACGCGCAAGGGCAAGGACTTCGTTCGCGCCGACTTCTCCGACAGCAGCGGGCAGTTCACGGCCGCCTGCTTCGAGGAAAGCCTAGTCACCAGCTTCGTGAAGTGGGCGGAGGAGGGGACCTGTATCCTCCTCAACGTCGAACTCGACAGCCCGAGCCCCGACGAACCGCCGCGCATCACCGTGCGCGGGGCCCGGCCGTTGGCCGAGGTAAAGGCGGGCGCGCGCATGGTGCTGTCGTGCGACGTCGTGTCACCCGACGGCATCGCTGCGCTCAAGGACCAGCTCCTGATCGGTGCGGACGGGCGAGGCGAAGTGCGCGTTCGGCTGCGGACCGGGGAAGGGCGCGAGCCGACGATGCGGCTCGGCGGCAGCTACCAGTTGGACGGAGAGCTCGCCGAACGCTTGGCAAGCGTGGAGGGACTTGCCAATGTGTCGCTGACTGTCCAGCGCGGGCCGAACCTGCGACTGGTGGCCTGA
- a CDS encoding dienelactone hydrolase family protein, translating to MSRTGFEEVAYRDGDTALVGLLARPTCTPRAAVAVFPTIFNTTPGVEAKALALADAGYAALICDFYGRAPTDMAEAFAMGGAMRGDAAAFRRRLRAGLGALRQHTPGLPMLAIGFCMGGQAVLELARDGADLLAVASFHGLLDTEARADRPIVPRILVCHGDADTLVPREQVIGFWEEMDAVGADWHFHSYAGVAHGFTNPCMLDGTENPAYDASADRQSWSAMHALFDEVLSRP from the coding sequence GTGAGCCGGACCGGTTTCGAGGAAGTCGCCTATCGCGACGGCGACACCGCGCTCGTCGGGCTGCTGGCCCGTCCGACCTGTACCCCGCGCGCGGCGGTCGCCGTTTTTCCGACGATCTTCAACACGACCCCTGGGGTCGAGGCGAAGGCGCTTGCGCTGGCAGATGCCGGCTACGCGGCGCTCATTTGCGATTTCTACGGCCGCGCGCCCACCGACATGGCGGAAGCTTTCGCCATGGGCGGGGCCATGCGCGGCGATGCCGCAGCGTTCCGCCGCCGGTTGCGTGCAGGTCTCGGCGCATTGCGCCAGCATACGCCAGGCCTTCCGATGCTCGCCATCGGATTCTGCATGGGCGGGCAAGCCGTACTGGAACTCGCCCGCGACGGTGCGGACCTGCTGGCGGTCGCGAGCTTCCACGGCCTGCTCGATACGGAGGCCCGGGCCGACCGGCCCATCGTCCCGCGCATCCTCGTCTGCCACGGCGACGCCGATACGCTGGTTCCGCGCGAGCAGGTGATCGGGTTCTGGGAGGAAATGGATGCCGTCGGCGCCGACTGGCACTTCCACAGCTATGCCGGCGTGGCGCACGGCTTCACCAACCCGTGCATGCTCGATGGCACTGAAAACCCGGCATACGATGCCAGCGCCGACCGGCAGAGCTGGTCGGCGATGCACGCATTGTTCGACGAAGTTCTGAGCCGGCCCTAG
- a CDS encoding DUF1330 domain-containing protein yields MTVFIDPSRANFEAFKALPRDEPIHMLNLLRYREMADYPEGHPSAGQGWSGRRAYEEYGKTSGPVFRRVGGAMIWRGAFQTMVTGPDDERWDDGFIASYPSSAAFFEMIKDPDYQAAVVNRTAALADSRLVRFAPREGGEGF; encoded by the coding sequence ATGACCGTGTTCATCGACCCGAGCCGTGCGAACTTCGAGGCGTTCAAGGCGTTACCGCGCGACGAGCCGATTCACATGCTGAACCTGCTCCGCTATCGCGAGATGGCCGATTATCCGGAGGGGCATCCGAGCGCGGGACAAGGGTGGAGCGGCCGGCGAGCATACGAGGAATACGGCAAGACCAGCGGTCCTGTCTTCCGCCGCGTGGGCGGCGCGATGATCTGGCGGGGCGCATTCCAGACGATGGTGACCGGCCCCGACGATGAACGCTGGGACGACGGCTTCATCGCGAGTTACCCGAGCAGCGCGGCGTTTTTCGAGATGATCAAGGATCCGGACTACCAGGCGGCGGTCGTCAACCGCACCGCCGCACTCGCCGACAGCCGCCTCGTCCGGTTCGCCCCGCGAGAGGGCGGCGAGGGGTTCTAG
- a CDS encoding ABC transporter ATP-binding protein: protein MSSEPVVRLTNLARSFEQGGVKIDVLRGVNLQIAPGEIVALLGPSGSGKSTMLQAVGLLEGGFRGKIEIAGVDASALPPEGRTALRREHLGFVYQFHHLLPDFNAIENVVIPQLVHGTARDRSEERASAILTSLGLGHRLSHRPSQLSGGEQQRVAVARALANRPQLVLADEPTGNLDEKTADVVLDQFLALVRGEGSAALVATHNERLAAKMDRVVRLHEGLLE from the coding sequence ATGAGTAGCGAACCCGTCGTCCGGCTGACCAATCTCGCCCGTTCGTTCGAACAAGGCGGGGTGAAGATCGATGTCCTGCGCGGCGTCAACCTGCAGATCGCGCCGGGCGAGATCGTCGCGCTGCTGGGCCCGTCGGGTTCCGGCAAATCCACTATGCTCCAGGCCGTCGGCCTGCTCGAAGGCGGCTTCCGCGGCAAGATCGAGATCGCCGGCGTCGATGCCAGCGCGTTGCCGCCCGAAGGGCGCACGGCGCTGCGCCGCGAGCATCTCGGCTTCGTCTACCAGTTCCATCACCTGCTGCCCGATTTCAACGCGATCGAGAACGTGGTCATCCCGCAGCTCGTTCATGGCACGGCGCGCGACCGGTCGGAGGAGCGGGCGAGTGCGATTCTCACCTCGCTGGGGCTGGGGCATCGCCTGTCGCACCGGCCCAGCCAACTGTCGGGCGGCGAACAGCAGCGTGTCGCGGTCGCCCGCGCGCTCGCCAACCGGCCGCAGCTTGTGCTTGCGGACGAGCCCACCGGCAACCTCGACGAGAAGACAGCCGACGTGGTCCTCGACCAGTTCCTCGCGCTTGTGAGGGGGGAAGGGAGCGCCGCGCTCGTCGCCACTCACAACGAACGGCTGGCGGCCAAGATGGACCGCGTCGTCCGCCTGCACGAAGGGCTGCTCGAATGA
- a CDS encoding glutathione peroxidase, which translates to MTTIADFTVQRPDGTPLDLSEKAGKILLVVNVASKCGFTPQYEGLEALHRKFADQGFEVLGFPCNQFGAQEPGNAEEIASFCKLTYDVTFPVLGKIEVTGAGASPLYDWMKAEAPGLMGSKSIKWNFTKFLVDRGGNVVKRYGPADTPAAIEKDIAELL; encoded by the coding sequence ATGACCACGATCGCCGACTTCACCGTCCAGCGCCCCGACGGAACACCGCTCGACCTGTCGGAAAAGGCGGGCAAGATCCTGCTGGTCGTGAACGTCGCTTCCAAATGCGGTTTCACCCCGCAGTACGAAGGGCTCGAAGCGCTGCACCGCAAGTTCGCCGACCAGGGTTTCGAGGTGCTCGGCTTCCCCTGCAACCAGTTCGGCGCGCAGGAACCCGGCAACGCCGAGGAGATCGCGAGCTTCTGCAAACTGACTTACGACGTCACCTTCCCGGTCCTCGGGAAGATCGAGGTCACCGGTGCCGGCGCAAGCCCGCTCTACGACTGGATGAAGGCCGAGGCGCCGGGCCTGATGGGATCGAAATCGATCAAGTGGAACTTCACCAAGTTCCTCGTCGACCGCGGCGGCAACGTCGTGAAGCGCTATGGCCCTGCCGATACGCCGGCCGCGATCGAAAAGGACATCGCGGAGCTTCTCTGA